A part of Oryctolagus cuniculus chromosome 15, mOryCun1.1, whole genome shotgun sequence genomic DNA contains:
- the SYCE1 gene encoding synaptonemal complex central element protein 1 isoform X7 — protein sequence MDVVARLQKVGSLEPRVEVLINRINEVQQAKKKASEELGEARTVWEALQKELDVLHGEKARVQEILNKKQETLRILRLHCQEKESEAQRKHTLLQEYKERIFVLTSQIEDEKNKQRQLRLNFEEQLEELMGQHKDLWESHRPERLARELCTLDSSKEQLLKEGETGRRVAFARPHLLTHVSCHRGAGRGEAAGREAAAVLPVWRRGARHCPRGTLSPQPGGRNSRAAVPGREQQGRGAPGGQCPASPAAAAEVPAAAAEAAEAEGGAGKAWRSSPCRDPERAGAGGCSRRGGHSQTWRSP from the exons ATGGACGTGGTGGCGAGGCTGCAGAAAG TGGGGAGCCTGGAGCCCCGAGTCGAGGTCCTGATTAACCGCATTAATGAGGTTCAGCAAG CCAAAAAGAAAGCCAGCGAGGAGCTGGGGGAAGCCCGGACTGTGTGGGAAGCCCTGCAGAAGGAACTGGATGTGT TGCATGGAGAGAAAGCACGTGTGCAGGAGATCCTGAACAAAAAGCAAG AGACCCTGAGGATCCTCCGGCTGCACTGCCAGGAGAAGGAGAGTGAGGCACAGAG GAAGCACACCCTGTTGCAGGAGTACAAGGAGAGAATTTTCGTCCTGACCTCCCAGATTGAGGACGAGAAGAACAAACAGAGGCAGCTGAG GTTGAATTTCGAGGAACAGTTGGAGGAGCTGATGGGCCAGCACAAGGACCTGTGGGAGTCCCAC AGGCCGGAGCGACTGGCGAGGGAGCTCTGCACCCTGGACAGCAGCAAGGAGCAGCTCCTCAAGGAAGGTGAGACGGGCAGGAGGGTGGCCTTCGCCCGCCCCCACCTGCTCACGCACGTTTCCTGCCACAGAGGAGCTGGTCGGGGTGAAGCTGCAGGACGTGAAGCGGCAGCTGTGCTCCCTGTGTGGCGCCGAGGGGCCCGCCACTGTCCCCGAGGGACTCTTTCTCCGCAGCCAGGAGGCCGCAACAGCCGT GCAGCTGTTCCAGGAAGAGAACAGCAAGGCCGAGGAGCTCCTGGAGGCCAGTGCCCGGCGTCACCAGCAGCTGCAGCTGAAGTGCCAGCAGCTGCGGCAGAGGCGGCAGAG GCTGAAGGAGGAGCTGGAAAAGCATGGCGGTCAAGTCCCTGCAGAGACCCAGAGCGGGCAGGAGCAGGGGGCTGCTCCAGGAGAGGGG GCCATTCCCAAACCTGGAGAAGTCCGTGA
- the SYCE1 gene encoding synaptonemal complex central element protein 1 isoform X5 — translation MAARSGPSRVEPMGAADRAEKAAVGSLEPRVEVLINRINEVQQAKKKASEELGEARTVWEALQKELDVLHGEKARVQEILNKKQETLRILRLHCQEKESEAQRKHTLLQEYKERIFVLTSQIEDEKNKQRQLRLNFEEQLEELMGQHKDLWESHRPERLARELCTLDSSKEQLLKEGETGRRVAFARPHLLTHVSCHRGAGRGEAAGREAAAVLPVWRRGARHCPRGTLSPQPGGRNSRAAVPGREQQGRGAPGGQCPASPAAAAEVPAAAAEAAEAEGGAGKAWRSSPCRDPERAGAGGCSRRGGHSQTWRSP, via the exons ATGGCCGCGCGGTCCGGGCCTTCGCGTGTGGAGCCCATGGGCGCCGCGGACCGCGCCGAGAAGGCTGCAG TGGGGAGCCTGGAGCCCCGAGTCGAGGTCCTGATTAACCGCATTAATGAGGTTCAGCAAG CCAAAAAGAAAGCCAGCGAGGAGCTGGGGGAAGCCCGGACTGTGTGGGAAGCCCTGCAGAAGGAACTGGATGTGT TGCATGGAGAGAAAGCACGTGTGCAGGAGATCCTGAACAAAAAGCAAG AGACCCTGAGGATCCTCCGGCTGCACTGCCAGGAGAAGGAGAGTGAGGCACAGAG GAAGCACACCCTGTTGCAGGAGTACAAGGAGAGAATTTTCGTCCTGACCTCCCAGATTGAGGACGAGAAGAACAAACAGAGGCAGCTGAG GTTGAATTTCGAGGAACAGTTGGAGGAGCTGATGGGCCAGCACAAGGACCTGTGGGAGTCCCAC AGGCCGGAGCGACTGGCGAGGGAGCTCTGCACCCTGGACAGCAGCAAGGAGCAGCTCCTCAAGGAAGGTGAGACGGGCAGGAGGGTGGCCTTCGCCCGCCCCCACCTGCTCACGCACGTTTCCTGCCACAGAGGAGCTGGTCGGGGTGAAGCTGCAGGACGTGAAGCGGCAGCTGTGCTCCCTGTGTGGCGCCGAGGGGCCCGCCACTGTCCCCGAGGGACTCTTTCTCCGCAGCCAGGAGGCCGCAACAGCCGT GCAGCTGTTCCAGGAAGAGAACAGCAAGGCCGAGGAGCTCCTGGAGGCCAGTGCCCGGCGTCACCAGCAGCTGCAGCTGAAGTGCCAGCAGCTGCGGCAGAGGCGGCAGAG GCTGAAGGAGGAGCTGGAAAAGCATGGCGGTCAAGTCCCTGCAGAGACCCAGAGCGGGCAGGAGCAGGGGGCTGCTCCAGGAGAGGGG GCCATTCCCAAACCTGGAGAAGTCCGTGA
- the SYCE1 gene encoding synaptonemal complex central element protein 1 isoform X4, with translation MAARSGPSRVEPMGAADRAEKAAGQDKSQKIDDLMDVVARLQKVGSLEPRVEVLINRINEVQQAKKKASEELGEARTVWEALQKELDVLHGEKARVQEILNKKQETLRILRLHCQEKESEAQRKHTLLQEYKERIFVLTSQIEDEKNKQRQLRLNFEEQLEELMGQHKDLWESHRPERLARELCTLDSSKEQLLKEEELVGVKLQDVKRQLCSLCGAEGPATVPEGLFLRSQEAATAVQLFQEENSKAEELLEASARRHQQLQLKCQQLRQRRQRLKEELEKHGGQVPAETQSGQEQGAAPGEGAIPKPGEVREETALAPSVEQGLVPA, from the exons ATGGCCGCGCGGTCCGGGCCTTCGCGTGTGGAGCCCATGGGCGCCGCGGACCGCGCCGAGAAGGCTGCAG GGCAGGACAAGTCACAGAAGATTGACGACCTGATGGACGTGGTGGCGAGGCTGCAGAAAG TGGGGAGCCTGGAGCCCCGAGTCGAGGTCCTGATTAACCGCATTAATGAGGTTCAGCAAG CCAAAAAGAAAGCCAGCGAGGAGCTGGGGGAAGCCCGGACTGTGTGGGAAGCCCTGCAGAAGGAACTGGATGTGT TGCATGGAGAGAAAGCACGTGTGCAGGAGATCCTGAACAAAAAGCAAG AGACCCTGAGGATCCTCCGGCTGCACTGCCAGGAGAAGGAGAGTGAGGCACAGAG GAAGCACACCCTGTTGCAGGAGTACAAGGAGAGAATTTTCGTCCTGACCTCCCAGATTGAGGACGAGAAGAACAAACAGAGGCAGCTGAG GTTGAATTTCGAGGAACAGTTGGAGGAGCTGATGGGCCAGCACAAGGACCTGTGGGAGTCCCAC AGGCCGGAGCGACTGGCGAGGGAGCTCTGCACCCTGGACAGCAGCAAGGAGCAGCTCCTCAAGGAAG AGGAGCTGGTCGGGGTGAAGCTGCAGGACGTGAAGCGGCAGCTGTGCTCCCTGTGTGGCGCCGAGGGGCCCGCCACTGTCCCCGAGGGACTCTTTCTCCGCAGCCAGGAGGCCGCAACAGCCGT GCAGCTGTTCCAGGAAGAGAACAGCAAGGCCGAGGAGCTCCTGGAGGCCAGTGCCCGGCGTCACCAGCAGCTGCAGCTGAAGTGCCAGCAGCTGCGGCAGAGGCGGCAGAG GCTGAAGGAGGAGCTGGAAAAGCATGGCGGTCAAGTCCCTGCAGAGACCCAGAGCGGGCAGGAGCAGGGGGCTGCTCCAGGAGAGGGG GCCATTCCCAAACCTGGAGAAGTCCGTGAGGAGACCGCCCTGGCGCCGTCCgtggagcagggcctggtgcCCGCCTAG
- the SYCE1 gene encoding synaptonemal complex central element protein 1 isoform X3 — MAARSGPSRVEPMGAADRAEKAAGQDKSQKIDDLMDVVARLQKVGSLEPRVEVLINRINEVQQAKKKASEELGEARTVWEALQKELDVLHGEKARVQEILNKKQETLRILRLHCQEKESEAQRKHTLLQEYKERIFVLTSQIEDEKNKQRQLRLNFEEQLEELMGQHKDLWESHRPERLARELCTLDSSKEQLLKEGETGRRVAFARPHLLTHVSCHRGAGRGEAAGREAAAVLPVWRRGARHCPRGTLSPQPGGRNSRAAVPGREQQGRGAPGGQCPASPAAAAEVPAAAAEAAEAEGGAGKAWRSSPCRDPERAGAGGCSRRGGHSQTWRSP, encoded by the exons ATGGCCGCGCGGTCCGGGCCTTCGCGTGTGGAGCCCATGGGCGCCGCGGACCGCGCCGAGAAGGCTGCAG GGCAGGACAAGTCACAGAAGATTGACGACCTGATGGACGTGGTGGCGAGGCTGCAGAAAG TGGGGAGCCTGGAGCCCCGAGTCGAGGTCCTGATTAACCGCATTAATGAGGTTCAGCAAG CCAAAAAGAAAGCCAGCGAGGAGCTGGGGGAAGCCCGGACTGTGTGGGAAGCCCTGCAGAAGGAACTGGATGTGT TGCATGGAGAGAAAGCACGTGTGCAGGAGATCCTGAACAAAAAGCAAG AGACCCTGAGGATCCTCCGGCTGCACTGCCAGGAGAAGGAGAGTGAGGCACAGAG GAAGCACACCCTGTTGCAGGAGTACAAGGAGAGAATTTTCGTCCTGACCTCCCAGATTGAGGACGAGAAGAACAAACAGAGGCAGCTGAG GTTGAATTTCGAGGAACAGTTGGAGGAGCTGATGGGCCAGCACAAGGACCTGTGGGAGTCCCAC AGGCCGGAGCGACTGGCGAGGGAGCTCTGCACCCTGGACAGCAGCAAGGAGCAGCTCCTCAAGGAAGGTGAGACGGGCAGGAGGGTGGCCTTCGCCCGCCCCCACCTGCTCACGCACGTTTCCTGCCACAGAGGAGCTGGTCGGGGTGAAGCTGCAGGACGTGAAGCGGCAGCTGTGCTCCCTGTGTGGCGCCGAGGGGCCCGCCACTGTCCCCGAGGGACTCTTTCTCCGCAGCCAGGAGGCCGCAACAGCCGT GCAGCTGTTCCAGGAAGAGAACAGCAAGGCCGAGGAGCTCCTGGAGGCCAGTGCCCGGCGTCACCAGCAGCTGCAGCTGAAGTGCCAGCAGCTGCGGCAGAGGCGGCAGAG GCTGAAGGAGGAGCTGGAAAAGCATGGCGGTCAAGTCCCTGCAGAGACCCAGAGCGGGCAGGAGCAGGGGGCTGCTCCAGGAGAGGGG GCCATTCCCAAACCTGGAGAAGTCCGTGA
- the SYCE1 gene encoding synaptonemal complex central element protein 1 isoform X1: MAARSGPSRVEPMGAADRAEKAAGQDKSQKIDDLMDVVARLQKGPVSRGQGLGLVGSLEPRVEVLINRINEVQQAKKKASEELGEARTVWEALQKELDVLHGEKARVQEILNKKQETLRILRLHCQEKESEAQRKHTLLQEYKERIFVLTSQIEDEKNKQRQLRLNFEEQLEELMGQHKDLWESHRPERLARELCTLDSSKEQLLKEGETGRRVAFARPHLLTHVSCHRGAGRGEAAGREAAAVLPVWRRGARHCPRGTLSPQPGGRNSRAAVPGREQQGRGAPGGQCPASPAAAAEVPAAAAEAAEAEGGAGKAWRSSPCRDPERAGAGGCSRRGGHSQTWRSP, encoded by the exons ATGGCCGCGCGGTCCGGGCCTTCGCGTGTGGAGCCCATGGGCGCCGCGGACCGCGCCGAGAAGGCTGCAG GGCAGGACAAGTCACAGAAGATTGACGACCTGATGGACGTGGTGGCGAGGCTGCAGAAAGGTCCTGTGTCCCGTGGTCAGGGGCTCGGCCTGG TGGGGAGCCTGGAGCCCCGAGTCGAGGTCCTGATTAACCGCATTAATGAGGTTCAGCAAG CCAAAAAGAAAGCCAGCGAGGAGCTGGGGGAAGCCCGGACTGTGTGGGAAGCCCTGCAGAAGGAACTGGATGTGT TGCATGGAGAGAAAGCACGTGTGCAGGAGATCCTGAACAAAAAGCAAG AGACCCTGAGGATCCTCCGGCTGCACTGCCAGGAGAAGGAGAGTGAGGCACAGAG GAAGCACACCCTGTTGCAGGAGTACAAGGAGAGAATTTTCGTCCTGACCTCCCAGATTGAGGACGAGAAGAACAAACAGAGGCAGCTGAG GTTGAATTTCGAGGAACAGTTGGAGGAGCTGATGGGCCAGCACAAGGACCTGTGGGAGTCCCAC AGGCCGGAGCGACTGGCGAGGGAGCTCTGCACCCTGGACAGCAGCAAGGAGCAGCTCCTCAAGGAAGGTGAGACGGGCAGGAGGGTGGCCTTCGCCCGCCCCCACCTGCTCACGCACGTTTCCTGCCACAGAGGAGCTGGTCGGGGTGAAGCTGCAGGACGTGAAGCGGCAGCTGTGCTCCCTGTGTGGCGCCGAGGGGCCCGCCACTGTCCCCGAGGGACTCTTTCTCCGCAGCCAGGAGGCCGCAACAGCCGT GCAGCTGTTCCAGGAAGAGAACAGCAAGGCCGAGGAGCTCCTGGAGGCCAGTGCCCGGCGTCACCAGCAGCTGCAGCTGAAGTGCCAGCAGCTGCGGCAGAGGCGGCAGAG GCTGAAGGAGGAGCTGGAAAAGCATGGCGGTCAAGTCCCTGCAGAGACCCAGAGCGGGCAGGAGCAGGGGGCTGCTCCAGGAGAGGGG GCCATTCCCAAACCTGGAGAAGTCCGTGA
- the SYCE1 gene encoding synaptonemal complex central element protein 1 isoform X6, with the protein MDVVARLQKGPVSRGQGLGLVGSLEPRVEVLINRINEVQQAKKKASEELGEARTVWEALQKELDVLHGEKARVQEILNKKQETLRILRLHCQEKESEAQRKHTLLQEYKERIFVLTSQIEDEKNKQRQLRLNFEEQLEELMGQHKDLWESHRPERLARELCTLDSSKEQLLKEGETGRRVAFARPHLLTHVSCHRGAGRGEAAGREAAAVLPVWRRGARHCPRGTLSPQPGGRNSRAAVPGREQQGRGAPGGQCPASPAAAAEVPAAAAEAAEAEGGAGKAWRSSPCRDPERAGAGGCSRRGGHSQTWRSP; encoded by the exons ATGGACGTGGTGGCGAGGCTGCAGAAAGGTCCTGTGTCCCGTGGTCAGGGGCTCGGCCTGG TGGGGAGCCTGGAGCCCCGAGTCGAGGTCCTGATTAACCGCATTAATGAGGTTCAGCAAG CCAAAAAGAAAGCCAGCGAGGAGCTGGGGGAAGCCCGGACTGTGTGGGAAGCCCTGCAGAAGGAACTGGATGTGT TGCATGGAGAGAAAGCACGTGTGCAGGAGATCCTGAACAAAAAGCAAG AGACCCTGAGGATCCTCCGGCTGCACTGCCAGGAGAAGGAGAGTGAGGCACAGAG GAAGCACACCCTGTTGCAGGAGTACAAGGAGAGAATTTTCGTCCTGACCTCCCAGATTGAGGACGAGAAGAACAAACAGAGGCAGCTGAG GTTGAATTTCGAGGAACAGTTGGAGGAGCTGATGGGCCAGCACAAGGACCTGTGGGAGTCCCAC AGGCCGGAGCGACTGGCGAGGGAGCTCTGCACCCTGGACAGCAGCAAGGAGCAGCTCCTCAAGGAAGGTGAGACGGGCAGGAGGGTGGCCTTCGCCCGCCCCCACCTGCTCACGCACGTTTCCTGCCACAGAGGAGCTGGTCGGGGTGAAGCTGCAGGACGTGAAGCGGCAGCTGTGCTCCCTGTGTGGCGCCGAGGGGCCCGCCACTGTCCCCGAGGGACTCTTTCTCCGCAGCCAGGAGGCCGCAACAGCCGT GCAGCTGTTCCAGGAAGAGAACAGCAAGGCCGAGGAGCTCCTGGAGGCCAGTGCCCGGCGTCACCAGCAGCTGCAGCTGAAGTGCCAGCAGCTGCGGCAGAGGCGGCAGAG GCTGAAGGAGGAGCTGGAAAAGCATGGCGGTCAAGTCCCTGCAGAGACCCAGAGCGGGCAGGAGCAGGGGGCTGCTCCAGGAGAGGGG GCCATTCCCAAACCTGGAGAAGTCCGTGA
- the SYCE1 gene encoding synaptonemal complex central element protein 1 isoform X2: protein MAARSGPSRVEPMGAADRAEKAAGQDKSQKIDDLMDVVARLQKGPVSRGQGLGLVGSLEPRVEVLINRINEVQQAKKKASEELGEARTVWEALQKELDVLHGEKARVQEILNKKQETLRILRLHCQEKESEAQRKHTLLQEYKERIFVLTSQIEDEKNKQRQLRLNFEEQLEELMGQHKDLWESHRPERLARELCTLDSSKEQLLKEEELVGVKLQDVKRQLCSLCGAEGPATVPEGLFLRSQEAATAVQLFQEENSKAEELLEASARRHQQLQLKCQQLRQRRQRLKEELEKHGGQVPAETQSGQEQGAAPGEGAIPKPGEVREETALAPSVEQGLVPA from the exons ATGGCCGCGCGGTCCGGGCCTTCGCGTGTGGAGCCCATGGGCGCCGCGGACCGCGCCGAGAAGGCTGCAG GGCAGGACAAGTCACAGAAGATTGACGACCTGATGGACGTGGTGGCGAGGCTGCAGAAAGGTCCTGTGTCCCGTGGTCAGGGGCTCGGCCTGG TGGGGAGCCTGGAGCCCCGAGTCGAGGTCCTGATTAACCGCATTAATGAGGTTCAGCAAG CCAAAAAGAAAGCCAGCGAGGAGCTGGGGGAAGCCCGGACTGTGTGGGAAGCCCTGCAGAAGGAACTGGATGTGT TGCATGGAGAGAAAGCACGTGTGCAGGAGATCCTGAACAAAAAGCAAG AGACCCTGAGGATCCTCCGGCTGCACTGCCAGGAGAAGGAGAGTGAGGCACAGAG GAAGCACACCCTGTTGCAGGAGTACAAGGAGAGAATTTTCGTCCTGACCTCCCAGATTGAGGACGAGAAGAACAAACAGAGGCAGCTGAG GTTGAATTTCGAGGAACAGTTGGAGGAGCTGATGGGCCAGCACAAGGACCTGTGGGAGTCCCAC AGGCCGGAGCGACTGGCGAGGGAGCTCTGCACCCTGGACAGCAGCAAGGAGCAGCTCCTCAAGGAAG AGGAGCTGGTCGGGGTGAAGCTGCAGGACGTGAAGCGGCAGCTGTGCTCCCTGTGTGGCGCCGAGGGGCCCGCCACTGTCCCCGAGGGACTCTTTCTCCGCAGCCAGGAGGCCGCAACAGCCGT GCAGCTGTTCCAGGAAGAGAACAGCAAGGCCGAGGAGCTCCTGGAGGCCAGTGCCCGGCGTCACCAGCAGCTGCAGCTGAAGTGCCAGCAGCTGCGGCAGAGGCGGCAGAG GCTGAAGGAGGAGCTGGAAAAGCATGGCGGTCAAGTCCCTGCAGAGACCCAGAGCGGGCAGGAGCAGGGGGCTGCTCCAGGAGAGGGG GCCATTCCCAAACCTGGAGAAGTCCGTGAGGAGACCGCCCTGGCGCCGTCCgtggagcagggcctggtgcCCGCCTAG